Proteins encoded in a region of the Isosphaeraceae bacterium EP7 genome:
- a CDS encoding SDR family oxidoreductase, with translation MNPAESTPQVPVAIIGMGCLFPGAGDLSSYWANIRNRVDAITEVPPSHWRPEDYFDADPKSPDKTYAHRGGFLSPVDFPALEFGIAPANLDATDTTQLLGLYAARRALDDAGYGAGREFDRARVSVILGVTGALELVIPLGARLGHPLWRKALKDSGVDEATAQEVVERIGEGYVGWQENSFPGLLGNVAAGRIANRLDLHGTNCVIDAACASSHGAVHLSMLELASGRTDLAVSGGLDTFNDIFMYMCFSKTPAMSPTGDARPFDAGCDGTILGEGLGVVVLKRLADAKRDGDRIYAVIRGMGTSSDGKGGAVYAPVAAGQSRALRRAYEEAGISPETVELVEAHGTGTKVGDAIELSALASVYREAKDDATWCALGSVKSQIGHTKAAAGSAGIIKAALALHHKVLPPTAKVTRPLADALPGASPFYVNTEARPWMPREGHPRRAAVSAFGFGGSNFHCVMEEADPDHAEVAWDGGVQLLAFSAPTREALGSLLEIWPLGLEGDALRVQAARARASFKPDAPVRLAIAATPADLPRAFEAGRKLLAGPARKGLSVAPEGAYLGEGKPGKLAMLFPGQGAQYVGMARELACLFPEMARVLDLGDRTIGGPDRLSDAIYPQPAFDDDGRAAHDRALRATETAQPALGAISLGMLAILDRFGVKADAAAGHSYGELPALHAAGRISAEALFALSRKRGELMAEAGNADAGEGDSGAMLAVLGPLAEVEAVLARERLDVVVANKNGPKQAVLSGPASAIARAARLFEASKIATRPLAVAAAFHSRFVAAASLPFRLAIDAVKLAPALLPVFANSTAAEYPADPAEARALLADQLARPVEFVAQIRAMAGLGITTFVEVGPGAVLTGLVSAILETTDHAALALDASKGARGGLLDLSRTLAGLAALGHPLKLDRWDEPANALAAAPPRPAGLTVKVSGANATAKPSKRPPTPPKKQAPPVQAPIPAVPIQAPAARAVLTPPGPLPVHAPNVTPQAPPRGVAQPGPASTNGRGHFTSDDTMTHRDTPAAPAPPARQATSADPAVAGLLGQALRDAQANLVGLQRLNEQTAGLHRQFLEGQETAQRTLQTLLGQQQALALASLGLATGTPTHAPLRPAPTPAPQQAIARPAPAPAPIAPKFEAPRPAPVATRAPAPAHVEAPRPAPVAPRSAAVAPQPAAPAGMGRDAIERALLEVVAEKTGYPVDVLEPSMELDADLGIDSIKRVEILSAIQEKLPEAGVIGSEHVGSLRTLGQIIDHLVADLASSAPAETPAAPSATSASSSSILSVLMEVVAEKTGYPVDVLEPTMELDADLGIDSIKRVEILSALQERLPEAGAIGSEHVGSLRTLGQIVEHLASTLPATASPVSAPVQAPTPSGNHAATIRAALMAVVAEKTGYPADVLEPSMELDADLGIDSIKRVEILSALQERLPDAAAIGSEHVGSLRTLEQIVEFLVGSPTADETPAPVAAEAARPVEVAVSGPAIERFLPTVARIAAGERRSLRSGSDFGVMDDGSPLAASLVRRLEARGLRSRLVRPGSVGEVEGLILLAGESDDDTAAIKDAFRLMREAGPSLRQTGGVLASVCHLDGAFGFGPGGLESGRGGALAGLVKTAAREWPDVRVRAIDAAHDLGSDDEVAEAIVDELTLDGPVEVGLSSAGRSALDLIAAPLSVEAGASMPLEAGDVVVVSGGARGVTAEVALAFAVACRPTIVVIGRSAAPEAEPEWLAGLADEPAIKRAMLARAEGKADLRQVGEEVRAILANREVSANLDRIRRAGSEAAYYAADVRDSAAVASILDDVRSRFGPVRALIHGAGVLADRAIVDQTDDQFARVYDTKVQGLNALLDATRGDDLKVLVVFSSTTARLGRTGQVAYAAANESLNKLARVEQWRRPSCRVVSANWGPWDGGMVTPALKGVFSAEGVALIPLEAGSAYLVDELRSAAPRPVEVVILGPGSAPPTTPLRPEIEATPATSEAPAIEPAPATAAGMAAVFERPVSVQAIPILDAHVLDGRPVLPMALVMEWLVQGAMHRHPGLGLHGVDEFRLLKGVILRDDRPETVRVLAGKAIRKDGLSIVPTELRGRLADGREVLHARAEVVLGDRAPLPGPAGPLPAGKPTAWTARTLYRDVLFHGTELQGIQQIDACNEAGAVARSSTSPAPSEWLDKPLRTAWVTDPLALDCAFQLMILWSHELRGAASLPTVVGRYRQFRKAFPPDGVTLVARVTRSSAHGATADIDFLDGAGEPVARIEGYECVIDASLQNAFRKNRPARLDAR, from the coding sequence TTGAATCCGGCCGAATCAACCCCCCAGGTCCCGGTGGCGATCATCGGCATGGGCTGCCTGTTCCCCGGGGCCGGCGACCTGTCGAGCTACTGGGCGAACATCCGCAACCGGGTCGACGCCATCACCGAGGTCCCCCCCTCGCACTGGCGGCCTGAGGACTACTTCGACGCCGACCCCAAGTCGCCCGACAAGACCTACGCCCATCGCGGCGGCTTCCTCTCGCCGGTCGACTTCCCCGCGCTCGAGTTCGGGATTGCGCCCGCGAACCTGGATGCGACCGACACCACCCAGCTCCTCGGCCTGTACGCCGCGAGGCGGGCGCTGGACGACGCCGGGTATGGCGCGGGGCGCGAGTTCGACCGTGCCCGGGTCAGCGTGATCCTGGGCGTCACGGGCGCCCTGGAGCTGGTGATCCCGCTGGGCGCCCGCCTCGGCCACCCGCTCTGGCGCAAGGCCCTGAAGGACTCGGGGGTCGACGAGGCGACGGCGCAGGAAGTGGTCGAGCGGATCGGCGAGGGCTACGTCGGCTGGCAGGAGAACTCGTTCCCGGGCCTGCTGGGCAACGTGGCCGCCGGCCGGATCGCCAACCGGCTCGACCTGCACGGCACCAACTGCGTCATCGACGCGGCCTGCGCCAGCTCCCACGGCGCGGTGCACCTGTCGATGCTGGAGCTGGCCTCGGGCCGCACCGACCTGGCCGTGTCGGGCGGGCTCGACACGTTCAATGACATCTTCATGTATATGTGCTTCAGCAAGACCCCGGCCATGTCGCCCACCGGCGACGCCCGCCCGTTCGACGCCGGCTGCGACGGCACGATCCTGGGCGAAGGGCTGGGCGTGGTCGTCTTGAAGCGGCTGGCCGATGCCAAACGCGACGGCGACCGGATCTACGCGGTGATCCGGGGGATGGGCACGTCGTCCGACGGCAAGGGCGGGGCCGTCTACGCGCCGGTCGCCGCCGGTCAGAGTCGGGCGCTGCGGCGTGCCTATGAAGAGGCCGGGATCAGCCCCGAGACGGTCGAGCTGGTCGAGGCCCACGGCACGGGGACCAAGGTGGGCGACGCCATCGAGCTGTCGGCGCTGGCCTCCGTGTACCGCGAGGCGAAGGACGACGCCACCTGGTGCGCCCTGGGCTCGGTGAAGTCGCAGATCGGCCACACCAAGGCGGCGGCGGGCTCGGCGGGGATCATCAAGGCGGCGCTGGCGCTGCACCACAAGGTGCTCCCCCCCACGGCCAAGGTCACACGTCCGCTGGCCGACGCCCTGCCGGGCGCGTCCCCCTTCTACGTGAACACCGAGGCCCGCCCCTGGATGCCCCGCGAGGGCCACCCGCGACGCGCGGCCGTCAGCGCCTTCGGCTTCGGCGGCAGCAATTTCCACTGCGTGATGGAAGAGGCCGATCCCGATCACGCCGAGGTCGCCTGGGACGGCGGCGTCCAGCTTCTGGCCTTCTCGGCGCCCACCCGCGAGGCCCTGGGCTCACTCCTGGAGATCTGGCCGCTCGGCCTTGAAGGCGACGCCCTGCGTGTTCAGGCCGCTCGCGCCCGCGCCTCGTTCAAGCCCGACGCCCCGGTCCGGCTGGCGATCGCGGCCACCCCCGCCGACCTGCCTCGTGCCTTCGAGGCCGGCCGCAAGCTGCTGGCCGGTCCCGCCCGCAAGGGCCTGTCCGTCGCCCCCGAGGGGGCCTACCTGGGCGAAGGGAAGCCCGGCAAGCTGGCGATGCTCTTCCCCGGTCAGGGGGCGCAATACGTCGGCATGGCCCGCGAGCTGGCCTGCCTCTTCCCCGAGATGGCCCGCGTCCTCGACCTGGGCGACCGGACGATCGGCGGCCCCGACCGGCTCTCCGACGCGATCTACCCCCAGCCCGCCTTCGACGACGATGGCCGAGCCGCCCATGACAGGGCCCTGCGTGCCACCGAGACCGCGCAGCCGGCGCTGGGGGCGATCAGCCTGGGGATGCTCGCCATCCTCGACCGCTTCGGCGTGAAGGCCGACGCCGCGGCCGGGCACAGTTATGGCGAGCTGCCCGCGCTGCATGCCGCCGGCCGGATCTCGGCCGAGGCCCTCTTCGCCCTCTCCCGCAAGCGCGGCGAACTGATGGCCGAGGCCGGCAATGCCGACGCGGGCGAGGGCGATTCGGGCGCGATGCTCGCGGTGCTCGGCCCGCTCGCCGAGGTCGAGGCGGTGCTGGCCCGCGAGCGGCTCGACGTGGTGGTGGCCAACAAGAACGGACCCAAGCAGGCGGTGCTCTCGGGCCCGGCGTCGGCCATCGCGCGGGCGGCCCGGCTGTTCGAGGCGAGCAAGATCGCCACCCGCCCGCTGGCCGTGGCGGCGGCCTTCCATAGCCGGTTCGTCGCCGCCGCCAGCCTGCCGTTCCGCCTGGCCATCGACGCGGTGAAATTGGCCCCGGCGTTGCTGCCCGTCTTCGCCAACTCGACCGCCGCGGAGTACCCGGCCGACCCCGCCGAGGCCCGCGCCCTGCTCGCCGATCAACTCGCCCGGCCCGTCGAGTTCGTGGCCCAGATCCGCGCGATGGCCGGCCTGGGGATCACCACGTTCGTCGAGGTCGGCCCCGGCGCCGTCCTGACCGGCCTGGTCTCGGCGATCCTGGAGACAACCGACCACGCGGCGCTCGCCCTCGACGCCAGCAAGGGAGCCCGCGGCGGCCTGCTCGACCTGTCCCGGACGCTCGCCGGCCTGGCCGCGCTGGGCCATCCGCTCAAGCTCGACCGCTGGGATGAGCCGGCCAACGCCCTGGCCGCCGCCCCGCCCAGGCCCGCCGGCCTGACCGTCAAGGTGAGTGGCGCCAACGCGACCGCCAAGCCCAGTAAGCGGCCGCCCACCCCGCCGAAAAAACAGGCCCCGCCTGTCCAGGCCCCTATCCCTGCCGTACCAATTCAGGCCCCGGCCGCACGGGCAGTCTTGACCCCGCCCGGCCCCCTGCCCGTCCACGCCCCGAACGTCACGCCGCAGGCCCCACCCCGGGGCGTCGCACAACCAGGGCCGGCCTCTACCAATGGCCGAGGCCACTTCACCTCCGACGACACCATGACTCATCGCGACACCCCGGCGGCCCCCGCCCCGCCCGCACGCCAGGCCACGTCGGCCGACCCGGCCGTTGCCGGACTCCTGGGCCAGGCTTTGCGCGATGCGCAGGCGAACCTGGTGGGGCTGCAACGCCTCAACGAGCAGACCGCCGGGCTGCATCGCCAGTTCCTCGAAGGGCAAGAGACGGCCCAGCGCACCTTGCAAACCCTGCTCGGTCAGCAGCAGGCCCTGGCCCTCGCTTCCCTCGGCCTGGCCACCGGCACGCCTACCCACGCACCCCTTCGTCCCGCCCCGACCCCCGCGCCGCAGCAGGCGATCGCACGGCCCGCCCCCGCGCCGGCCCCGATCGCGCCAAAGTTCGAGGCGCCCCGACCGGCTCCCGTCGCGACCAGGGCCCCGGCCCCCGCACACGTCGAGGCACCCCGCCCCGCGCCTGTCGCCCCGCGTTCTGCGGCCGTCGCTCCTCAGCCCGCCGCGCCGGCCGGCATGGGCCGCGATGCGATTGAGCGGGCTTTGCTGGAAGTCGTCGCGGAGAAGACGGGGTATCCGGTCGACGTTCTTGAGCCGTCGATGGAGCTGGATGCCGACCTCGGCATCGACTCGATCAAGCGCGTCGAGATCCTCTCCGCCATCCAGGAGAAGCTGCCCGAGGCGGGCGTGATCGGCTCGGAGCACGTCGGCTCGCTGCGGACGCTCGGCCAGATCATCGACCACCTCGTCGCCGATCTCGCCTCGTCGGCCCCCGCCGAAACTCCCGCCGCCCCCTCCGCGACCTCGGCATCCTCGTCGTCGATCCTCTCCGTCCTAATGGAGGTCGTCGCCGAGAAGACGGGGTATCCGGTCGACGTTCTTGAGCCGACGATGGAACTGGACGCCGACCTGGGCATCGACTCGATCAAGCGCGTCGAGATCCTCTCGGCGCTGCAAGAACGCCTGCCCGAAGCGGGGGCCATCGGCTCCGAGCACGTCGGCTCGCTGCGGACCCTGGGCCAGATTGTCGAGCATCTCGCCTCGACCCTTCCCGCCACGGCGTCCCCGGTGTCCGCACCCGTCCAGGCCCCCACACCTTCGGGGAATCATGCCGCGACGATTCGAGCGGCCCTGATGGCCGTGGTTGCCGAGAAGACGGGGTATCCGGCCGACGTGCTTGAGCCGTCGATGGAGCTTGATGCCGACCTGGGCATCGACTCGATCAAGCGCGTCGAGATCCTCTCGGCGCTGCAAGAACGCCTGCCCGATGCCGCCGCGATCGGCTCGGAGCATGTTGGCTCGCTGCGGACCCTGGAGCAGATCGTCGAGTTCCTGGTCGGCAGCCCGACCGCGGACGAGACGCCGGCGCCAGTCGCCGCCGAGGCTGCCAGGCCGGTCGAAGTCGCGGTCTCGGGCCCCGCGATCGAGCGGTTTCTTCCCACGGTTGCCCGGATCGCCGCCGGCGAACGGAGGTCCCTTCGATCGGGCTCCGACTTCGGCGTGATGGACGACGGCTCGCCGCTGGCCGCCTCCCTGGTGCGCCGGCTCGAAGCCCGAGGGCTCCGGTCCAGGCTGGTCCGCCCCGGGTCGGTCGGCGAGGTCGAGGGCCTGATCTTGCTCGCGGGCGAGTCCGACGACGACACGGCCGCGATCAAGGATGCATTCCGCCTGATGCGTGAGGCCGGCCCCTCGCTCCGCCAGACCGGCGGCGTGCTGGCCTCCGTCTGCCATCTCGATGGCGCCTTCGGGTTCGGGCCGGGCGGCCTGGAATCGGGGCGTGGCGGGGCGCTCGCCGGCCTGGTCAAGACGGCCGCCCGCGAATGGCCCGACGTCCGCGTCCGCGCGATCGACGCCGCGCATGACCTGGGATCGGACGACGAGGTTGCCGAGGCCATCGTCGACGAGCTGACGCTGGACGGACCCGTCGAGGTCGGCCTGTCCTCGGCCGGCCGGTCGGCCCTCGACCTGATCGCGGCCCCGCTGTCCGTCGAGGCCGGGGCCTCGATGCCCCTGGAAGCCGGCGATGTGGTGGTCGTCTCGGGTGGTGCTCGAGGCGTCACGGCCGAGGTGGCCCTGGCGTTTGCCGTGGCTTGCCGGCCCACGATCGTGGTCATCGGCCGGAGCGCCGCCCCCGAGGCCGAGCCCGAATGGCTGGCCGGGTTGGCCGACGAGCCCGCCATCAAGCGGGCCATGCTGGCCAGGGCCGAGGGCAAGGCCGACCTCAGGCAGGTGGGCGAGGAGGTCCGCGCGATCCTGGCCAATCGCGAGGTTTCCGCCAACCTCGACCGGATCCGCCGAGCCGGCTCGGAGGCGGCCTACTACGCGGCCGATGTCCGCGACTCCGCCGCCGTGGCCTCGATCCTGGACGACGTCCGATCCAGGTTCGGCCCCGTCCGAGCCTTGATCCACGGGGCCGGCGTCCTGGCCGATCGCGCGATCGTCGACCAGACGGACGACCAGTTCGCCCGCGTCTACGACACCAAGGTCCAGGGGCTGAACGCCCTGCTGGATGCGACCCGGGGCGACGACCTGAAGGTGCTCGTCGTCTTCTCGTCGACCACCGCCCGCCTCGGCCGGACCGGACAGGTCGCGTATGCCGCGGCGAATGAGTCGCTCAACAAGCTGGCCCGCGTCGAGCAGTGGCGTCGCCCCTCCTGCCGCGTGGTCTCGGCCAACTGGGGCCCCTGGGACGGCGGCATGGTCACGCCGGCCTTGAAGGGGGTCTTCTCCGCCGAGGGGGTCGCTCTGATCCCGCTCGAAGCAGGGTCGGCCTATCTGGTGGATGAGCTGCGATCGGCCGCCCCCCGGCCCGTCGAGGTCGTCATCCTGGGGCCCGGCTCGGCCCCGCCGACCACGCCGCTGCGGCCCGAGATCGAGGCCACGCCCGCGACCTCCGAGGCGCCGGCCATCGAGCCTGCGCCGGCGACGGCCGCGGGGATGGCGGCGGTCTTCGAGCGGCCGGTGAGCGTGCAGGCGATCCCGATCCTGGATGCCCACGTCCTCGACGGCCGGCCGGTCCTGCCGATGGCCCTGGTCATGGAATGGCTCGTCCAGGGGGCCATGCACCGGCATCCCGGCCTGGGGCTGCATGGGGTGGATGAGTTCCGGCTCTTGAAGGGGGTCATCCTCCGCGACGACCGGCCCGAGACCGTCCGTGTGCTCGCCGGCAAGGCGATCCGCAAGGACGGGCTCTCGATCGTGCCGACCGAGCTGCGCGGCAGGCTGGCCGACGGCCGCGAGGTGCTGCACGCCCGCGCCGAGGTAGTGCTGGGCGACCGCGCCCCGCTGCCCGGCCCGGCCGGCCCCCTGCCCGCGGGCAAGCCCACCGCCTGGACCGCTCGGACGCTCTACCGCGACGTCCTGTTCCACGGCACCGAGCTGCAAGGGATCCAGCAGATCGACGCCTGCAACGAGGCCGGCGCCGTGGCCCGGTCGTCGACCTCGCCGGCCCCCTCGGAGTGGCTCGACAAGCCGCTGCGGACCGCCTGGGTGACCGACCCCCTGGCCCTGGACTGTGCCTTCCAGCTGATGATCCTCTGGAGCCACGAGCTGCGAGGGGCTGCCAGCCTGCCGACGGTGGTCGGCCGTTACCGCCAGTTCCGCAAGGCGTTCCCGCCCGATGGCGTGACCCTTGTCGCCCGCGTCACCCGGTCGTCGGCCCACGGCGCGACCGCCGACATCGACTTCCTCGACGGCGCCGGCGAGCCGGTCGCCCGGATCGAAGGATACGAGTGCGTCATCGACGCCTCGCTCCAGAACGCATTCCGCAAGAACCGCCCCGCGCGGCTCGACGCCCGCTAG
- a CDS encoding PfaD family polyunsaturated fatty acid/polyketide biosynthesis protein — protein sequence MTVAPTTQGETLERALARVRAGFVAVERPGGPEFVEVDWPAGLAATLDGDRVLGLVPPCPLENLGDSAFLREHGLRFAMVSGAMANGIGSTEIVEAMGRGGMLGIFGAAGLPVPAVEAAIDRLEHNLDASVPRGFNLIHSPGEPTLEAAVVDLYLRRNIRLVEASAYLDLTLPVVRYRVAGLRRDASGRVVAPNKVIAKVSRVEVATKFLAPPPPKLLAELVNRGDITAEQAAMAAEIPMAADITAEADSGGHTDNQPAIVLLPTMLALRDRIQAQHGYAQVPRIGAAGGISTPWSAAGALAMGAAYLVIGSVSQSCVESGTSDAVRTMLAEARQADIAMAPAADMFEMGIKLQVLKRGTLFAMRAAKLYEAYRAYDSIEAIPAAERATLEKTIFRLPLDAVWVQTKAFFAVRDPSQVERADRDPRHKMALVFRWYLGQSSHWANAGDASRAVDYQVWCGPAMAAFNDWVRGTWLEAPAARRILPASLNILHGAAVLQRARSLAAQGLAPPTGTPRLVPLEPADLDPLILP from the coding sequence ATGACGGTGGCACCGACGACTCAGGGCGAGACTTTGGAACGAGCGCTTGCCCGCGTGCGCGCCGGATTCGTCGCGGTCGAACGCCCGGGCGGCCCCGAGTTCGTCGAGGTCGACTGGCCGGCCGGGCTCGCCGCAACCCTTGACGGCGATAGGGTCCTGGGCCTCGTTCCCCCCTGCCCGCTAGAGAACCTGGGCGATTCCGCCTTCCTCCGCGAGCATGGCCTGCGCTTTGCGATGGTCTCGGGCGCGATGGCCAACGGGATCGGCTCGACCGAGATCGTCGAGGCGATGGGCCGCGGCGGGATGCTCGGCATCTTCGGCGCGGCCGGCCTGCCCGTCCCGGCCGTCGAGGCCGCCATCGACCGGCTCGAGCACAACCTCGACGCCTCCGTGCCGCGCGGGTTCAACTTGATCCACAGCCCGGGCGAGCCGACGCTTGAGGCCGCGGTCGTCGACCTCTACCTCAGGCGCAACATCCGGCTCGTGGAAGCCAGCGCCTATCTCGACCTGACGCTCCCGGTGGTCCGCTACCGGGTGGCGGGCCTGCGGCGCGACGCCTCGGGGCGCGTGGTCGCTCCCAACAAGGTGATCGCCAAAGTCTCGCGGGTCGAGGTCGCCACCAAGTTTCTGGCGCCGCCGCCGCCGAAGCTGCTGGCGGAGCTTGTGAATCGCGGGGACATCACGGCCGAGCAGGCGGCGATGGCGGCCGAGATTCCGATGGCCGCCGACATCACGGCCGAGGCCGACTCGGGGGGGCACACCGACAACCAGCCCGCGATCGTCCTGCTGCCCACGATGCTCGCCCTGCGGGACCGGATCCAGGCCCAGCACGGCTACGCGCAGGTCCCGCGCATCGGCGCGGCCGGCGGGATCTCGACCCCCTGGTCGGCTGCGGGTGCCCTGGCGATGGGGGCCGCCTATCTCGTCATCGGTAGCGTCAGCCAGTCGTGCGTGGAGTCGGGCACGTCCGACGCCGTCCGCACGATGCTCGCCGAGGCCCGCCAGGCCGACATCGCCATGGCGCCGGCCGCCGATATGTTCGAGATGGGCATCAAGCTCCAGGTGCTCAAGCGGGGCACCCTCTTCGCCATGCGGGCGGCCAAGCTGTATGAGGCCTATCGCGCGTACGACTCGATCGAGGCGATCCCGGCCGCCGAGCGGGCGACGCTGGAGAAGACGATCTTCCGGCTGCCGCTGGACGCCGTCTGGGTCCAGACCAAGGCCTTCTTCGCCGTGCGCGACCCGTCGCAGGTGGAGCGGGCCGATCGCGACCCCCGGCACAAGATGGCGCTGGTCTTCCGCTGGTATCTGGGCCAGTCGTCGCATTGGGCCAACGCCGGCGACGCCTCCCGCGCGGTCGACTACCAGGTCTGGTGCGGGCCCGCGATGGCCGCGTTCAACGACTGGGTGCGCGGGACCTGGCTGGAGGCGCCCGCCGCCCGGCGGATCTTGCCGGCCTCCCTGAATATCCTCCACGGCGCGGCGGTCTTGCAGCGGGCACGGTCGCTGGCCGCGCAGGGCCTGGCGCCGCCGACTGGCACGCCGAGGCTGGTCCCGCTTGAACCGGCCGATCTGGATCCGTTGATCCTGCCCTGA
- a CDS encoding DUF1559 domain-containing protein: protein MPVHETRSKAVRGFTLIELLVVISIIAVLIALLLPAVQSAREAARRMQCVNNLKQLGLATHNYESSVGSFPMGDHKGRNYNGNYIRQNFGPFVALTQFIEQGQVYNALNSSLQMYLAPNSTVNAIGLTALWCPSDINVTRRYPGNKDDGWDEAPQPMCYSSYGANTGPLIYHPNRGNSGWSGTGTLLPQMNGIFSYIGAAAYGDTGTSVSPTRLSGITDGTSNTILYGEHSYGRNAMGNTDGPDGPNWWSSGDYGDTTFSTFFPPNYFKSWTQSRAVGVYYFPRGENISNTSTSFHPGGCNFAMCDGSVRFIKDTINSWKPLAIGIPSGAETPYNLNGQTYGVYQALSTRNGGEIVSADAF, encoded by the coding sequence ATGCCGGTCCATGAGACGCGGAGCAAGGCCGTTCGGGGGTTCACCCTGATCGAGCTGCTGGTCGTGATTTCCATCATCGCGGTGCTGATCGCACTGCTGCTGCCCGCCGTCCAGTCGGCGCGAGAGGCCGCTCGGCGCATGCAGTGCGTCAACAACCTGAAGCAACTCGGGTTGGCGACCCACAATTATGAGTCGAGCGTCGGCTCGTTCCCCATGGGCGACCACAAGGGCCGCAACTATAACGGCAACTACATCCGCCAGAATTTCGGGCCCTTCGTGGCATTGACCCAGTTCATCGAGCAGGGCCAGGTCTACAACGCCCTGAACTCATCCCTGCAGATGTATCTGGCGCCGAACAGCACGGTCAATGCGATAGGCCTGACCGCCCTGTGGTGCCCCAGCGACATCAACGTCACTCGTCGTTACCCGGGCAACAAGGACGACGGCTGGGATGAAGCGCCGCAGCCGATGTGCTACAGCAGCTACGGTGCCAACACCGGCCCGCTCATCTACCATCCGAACCGCGGCAATAGCGGCTGGTCCGGAACCGGCACCCTGCTGCCGCAGATGAACGGCATCTTCTCCTACATCGGCGCCGCCGCCTACGGCGACACGGGCACCAGCGTCTCGCCGACCCGGCTCTCGGGCATCACCGACGGCACGAGCAACACCATCCTCTACGGTGAGCATTCCTACGGCCGCAATGCCATGGGCAACACCGACGGGCCCGACGGCCCCAACTGGTGGTCCTCGGGCGACTATGGGGACACGACGTTCTCGACGTTCTTCCCGCCCAACTATTTCAAGAGCTGGACCCAGTCCCGCGCGGTCGGCGTCTACTACTTCCCCCGCGGCGAGAACATCTCCAACACCTCGACCAGCTTCCACCCCGGCGGCTGTAACTTCGCCATGTGCGACGGGTCGGTCCGGTTCATCAAGGACACGATCAACTCCTGGAAGCCCCTGGCCATCGGCATCCCCTCGGGCGCCGAGACGCCTTACAACCTGAACGGCCAGACCTACGGCGTGTATCAGGCCCTCTCCACCCGCAACGGCGGCGAGATCGTCAGCGCCGACGCGTTCTGA